One Burkholderia gladioli genomic window, TGCCATCGGTTCGAACGCGCGCGACCGCGCCGCCCGCAGCAAGGCGCTCTACGGCGCGTGGCTCGCGGGCGTTTGTCTGGGCTCGGTCGGCATGGCCTTGCATCACAAGCTCTGCCACACATTAGGCGGCACGTTCGACCTCCCTCACGCAGAGAGCCACGCAATCGTGTTACCGCACGCGCTCGCCTACAACGCACCAGCGATTCCCGCAGTTATGGAGCGGCTGTCTGAGGCTTTGAATCATGCGGACCCGGCGCAAGCGCTCTATGAAATGAGCAGAGCTATCGGGACACCGATGGCCCTTTCCGAAATCGGCATGCCTGAAGACGGTGTGGATAAGGCCGTTGAGCTGGCGCTTGCCAATCCGTATTGGAATCCGCGACCTCTAGAGCGAAATGGCCTGCGAGATCTGATTGGACGCGCATACGCTGGTGTACCACCCATTGCACGACTCATGTCTGATACGGCTCGCTAACCAAGGACAAGTGATGAACACAAACCGCAAATACAATTTCCCGCTATTTCGGGAAGAGGATTCTGCCGCAATCGTTAATGCCCGCATCGGCTCGAACGTCGACGCCCGAACCCATCTCATCGCCGAGACAGTCGTGCGCCATCTACATGCGGCAGTCAAAGAGATCGAACCCACTCACGATGAATGGCATGCCGCGATTAGATTCCTCACGGATACCGGCCATATGTGCACCGACTGGCGACAGGAGTTCATTCTCCTGTCGGATGTACTCGGCGTATCGATGCTGGTTGACGCCATCAATCACCGACGGCCCGATCAGGCAACCGAAAATACCATTCTCGGACCGTTTTTTGTCGAAGGAGTGGAGGCGTCGCCCCATGGAGTCGACATTTGCAAAGATGGCAAGGGGGAGCCGCTCGTAGTCGTTGCGTCCGTCCGCGATACCGAAGGCAAGCCCATTCAGGGAGCAGTCATCGACGTATGGCAGACGAATGATGATGGATTCTACGATGTTCAGCAGAAAGGGATTCAGCCGGAGGGAAACCTCCGGGGGAAATTTGTATCCGATGCTGACGGCGCCTTCTGGTTCAAGTCGGTCAAGCCCCGACACTACCCTATTCCGGACGACGGTCCGGTGGGCAAGCTTCTGCGCAAGCTCGGACGACACCCGAATCGTGCTGCACATATGCACTTCCTGGTTCAGGCGCCTGGGTACGACACTGTCATTACGCACATCTTTTCCCCCGACTGTCCTTGGCTCGCCGAAGACACGGTCTTCGGCGTCAAGGAGAGCCTCATCGGCAACTTTGTCAGTCACGCGGATCAGCATGAAGCGAGATCGCTTGGATTCACAATTCCATTCTGGTCGGTTCATCAGGACTTCGTTTTAAACCGGACGAAGACAGGTTTCTTTGTTTCGCCTGGCGCTTGAAAAACAACTTCCCGGCTAGACCTGCCATGCGGTCGGCGACGAGGGTATCCGGTCCCGCGAAATAGCAGATGCCATTGCCGCGCGCCGCGATGTGCCCGCCGAGAGCATTCGCGCTGACGAACTTATGCTGCCAGGCTACTTTGGCTCCTCGTAGCGGTAGTGACGCTAGACCTCGCGGCATCGAGCGCAATCACTCGCCGGGCCCTCGGCTTGGAGCCCACTCAGCCTGGCCTGACCGAGGACTTGGACCGCAGTCATTACTTCCCTGCCGGCTGACAGGCTGGCGGCAGAAAGACGGTAGAACGCAAGAGACTATGTCGCCAGAACCAGACTGCGGCCCATTATGGACGCTTGCTAGTTGGTATGCGGAGCCGCTCGACAAGGCGTTCCAATAAAACCTCGATAGAATTTTTTCACTCAGCGAAGGGGAGATGCGTCTGCCCTTCTGCGCGCATTCCGAACGTGTTGAGCGTCATCGCAACGAGCGCGTAATAGCCGAGCAATCCGACGAGATTCACGAGGACGGTATGACCGAAGCGCGCGACAGCGGCGTCATACGTTGCTTCGCTTACGCGCTTCCTGTCATAGAGCTCAGTGGCCAAATCGAAGATGATCTTGTCGTCAGCATCGACAAATGTGGGCGTTTCTCCTGTGCGCAAAGCCTCGGCGAGTTCGGTTGGCAGGCCGGCTTCCAGCGCAATCGGACAATGGATGTGCCATTCCGCCTGCGATCGCCAGCGCGCCGCAGTCACGAGAATAGCAAGTTCGGAAAGGCGCAGTGGCAAACCGGTGTTGTAGCGGCAGAACGCGCCGAGCTTTTGGGCGTTCTGCGCGAGCTCCGGGCTGAAGATCCAGCCGAGGAACGGCCCATTCAGACTGCCGCGCGGGCCACTCAGAATGTCCTCTAAAACGGCCTTCTGTTCGTCGGACGCGGTGGCAATCTGGAAATCGGGAAGTCGTTTGTTCATAATTCGATTGATGTCCGTGAGGTGTTCATGAGGCATTGTTCAATGCTTCCAGCGGCCGCGAAGCACTCCGGTTCGGCGAACGGCGCACCGATAATCTGCACGCTGAACGGCACATGACTGCCGCGCAAGACGGGAGCCGTAACAACAGGCAGTCCGCCGAAGGACACCGGCTGAGTCAACATGAGGAGATGCTTTGCGGGTTCGAGTTCCTGACCGCCGACTGTGACAGTCGCGTCGGTGAACCTCTGTGCGGCGAAGGGGGTGTACGGCGCGAGCAGGACGTCGAAGTCGGTGAAAAGCCGTGTCATGCGCGCTCGGAAGTGCCGTTGATAGTGCCGCGGACGGCCGTACCACGCGGCTGGACTCAACACCCTCGCGAGCAGGCGCTTGCGCAACGGTTGTCTCCCGGTGCGTCAAGCAGATTCGCGTGCGCGGTCGCGACCTCCACGTTCGAGACGATCGTCGCGGCACCACGCACGAGTTGCATATCGTCGTTGGACATTTCGATTGATCCATGCGGCCCGATGAGCGATGCTGTTTTCAGCACCGCGTCCCGCGCTCGTTGAATGCGTACGTTTCGAACCACCCGCTTAATATCGACGCCTTGAAGAAGATCATACCTCAGTGTTTCGCACGAAATCGGCGGGCACGGGCGGCCCCCAAAGATACATTGACTCCTCGGGAGAAAAGTCACCGGCTGGCCACACGTGGCCAGCCGAAACAAAATCGATATTCGCCGAGTACTCGCAAAAGGATCCCCAAGGGTCCTGAACATAGTGGAAGTAATTTGAACCGAGAACATGTCGGCCAGTACCCCAACCTTTTTCATATCCGGCCGCCGCCATTTGCGCCGCACCCTGACCGACCGCATCGACGTTATCCACGTCCCAGGACGAATGATGCCAGCCGCGCGCGTGGCTTTTCGCAAACGCCACGAGATGATGATCGCAGCCGTGCGGCGCGTGCGTGAACGCGATCAGGTCCTGCGACTTGTCCGACAGGCGCAGACCAAGCACCCGCTCATAAAAATCGACCGCGCGGAGCACGTCAGGTGTGAATAGTAAAACGTGAGAGAGTCGGTGCGGCTTGACATGTCGTACCTCAGAGCGCGTACAAGTACCGCGCACGTTGGCGGTCGCGCCCACGCTCGCTCTGCCCGTCTTGACATCGGGACTTGTCTTTGGACCTATCGCGACCTGGACCAGATTGCCGTCCGGATCGCGAAACCAGAAAGCCTTGTCGTCGTTACCGTCTGGCGAAGGAATCAACTCACCGCCTCCGGCTGCCGCCTGATCGCGTAACACAGGTAAATCCCGCTCAAAACAGTTGAACCGCAAATACGCCAATGACTTTCGTCCGGCAGCGAAAATGCGAGCCCAACGATGCCCATCCGCAGCCCGCAGTTCGAGTTCCTGCGCATCCACGCCCGCTGGTGTGACATCGAGGCCGAACGCGTCGAAGAATCTCTGCGCCTCGCTGAGGGATGGCACGTTGAGCGCAAAATGGTCAATCGAGTGCACACCGGCCCGGGATTGTGCCGCTATAGATTTTGTCATCGTAATCTCCTGAAGACAGACTGGCGGAGGCTGAGGCTGAGGCCTGCATCATGCCGACGTGGCCGCTCAGGCCTGCTGTTCGTCGACAACCTCGTTGCGCAGCGTGCCGATGCCCTCGACACTGACTTCGCACACATCGCCGTGTTTCATGAGCAGTTTCGGTGTGCGTGCCCAACCGATACCCGACGGCGTGCCCGTAACGATCACGTCACCTGCCTCAAGGGTGATCGCTTCACTCAAAATGCTAATGAGGCTGGCGATGTCGAACACCAAATCGTCGGTGCTGGCGGATTGCACAACTTCACCGTTCAGGCGGGTCTCAAGTCGCAACCCCCTGGCACCGGCAGGCAGTTCGTCTGCCGTTACCAGATCGGGCCCAAAGGCACCCGTGCCGTCGAAATTTTTCCCCACCGTCCATTGCGGCGATTTGAACTGGTATTCCCGCACAGAGCCATCGTTAAATAGCGTGTAACCCGCGACGCAGGACAACGCGTCGCCCTTGCTGATATGCCGGCCGCCCTTGCCCAGGACTGCGGCGATCTCGCCCTCAAAGTCGAGCGAATCGGAACTCGCGGGCCGGATCATCGGCTGCTGATGCGCGATCAGACTCGTATGAACGCGGAAAAAAACCGTCGGGTAGGTCGGCTGTTCATATTTGCTCTCCTTCGTATGGTCGGAATAGTTAAGTCCGATGCAAATGATCTTCGGCGGACGGGTCAGCGGCGGCAGGAAAGTTACAGATTGAGCGCTGACCATCTCGTCACCTCCCCATTCGAGCCCATAGGACGCGAGGTCGACGCCCCTTGCGAGCAAGGACTCAAGTGACACTTCGCCGATCACGCGAATATCGTCGCCTTCGCGCAACCCGAGAAGCGATTTACCATCTTTGAGAAACGAGACATAACGCATGGAAAACTCCCAAATATTAGATCAGGAAAGCGTGTCCCTCACCGGGGCGACGAGCACGCATGGTTGAGAAGCCACGCCGCGAAGGCACGGCAAATCTCGTCGTTCGCACGGCGTGCCGCGGCCGAAGCCTCGAAAAATGCGAGGAACGAATGAAACATGTCGTCGAACCGGTGCACTTGTACAGGAACGCCGGCAGAGCCGAGGCGTTGAGCATAGGCGAGCCCTTCTTCGCGAAGCGGATCGTGTCCGGCCACCACGATCACAGCGGGCGCCACCCCGCGCAAGTCGGGAGCGTGCAGAGGCGACGGCGGAAACATTCCGGCCTGCGTCGAATTGGCTCCCATGTAAAGCCGCGAAATATCACGCAGGTCTGACGGCGACAGCATCGGAAAGTCACGCCCTCTGGCTTCGATCGCCGATACGTCACGTGCGAGATCGACGCCAGGCACCACCAGCAACTGCGCCGCGAGTCGCTCTCCGCGGTCGCGCAACGTGATAGCGGTAGAAGCAGCGAGATTGCCTCCTGCGCTCTCCCCTACCACCGCGACTCGAGAAGCATCCCCCCCGAGTGCTGACACGTTGCGGATAACCCATCGCGTGGCAGTCAATGCGTCGTCGTGCGCGGCAGGAAATGGATGCTCCGGCGCGAGCCGGTAGTCGACGGAGACGACGACCGCGTTCATGTCGCGACAAAGTTTGCGTGCGATGTCATCCATCAGCTCGACGCTGCCGAGCACGAAGCCGCCGCCGTGAAAAAAAACGATGGTTGGGAGCTCCTCGCGTGCACCCAGCGGACGATAGACGCGCACGGGCACGTAGGCGCCATCCATTCCGGCGAGCGCGTCCTCGACCGCACCAACCTGAGGCGACGGAAAACGCTCGCGTGCGGTCAGGACCGCGCGCCGGAACCGCTCCCGGGCCTCCTCAGACGTACCGGAGAACGGAGGTGGCGCATGGGCGCTTCGCATCGCTGCCACAATGTCGCCGAGTTCCGGGTCGAGCGGTCGCGAAAGGGGCGTGTCTCTCATGGAATTCCGAGAATGTACTGTTGCGATGCAAACGCGCGCTGTCGCAGCGCGTCGAGATCGACGTTGAGCATCTGTCCGTGCCTCTTCACCGCACGCCCGGCAACGAGGACTGTGTCCACATTGCCCGGATGCGCGGCCAGCACGACGGCGCCCACCGCGTCGGAAACCGGCGTGAGATTGAGGTCGTCGCCGCGAATCATGATGATGTCCGCCTGCTTGCCGGGCGTGAGCGAACCGACCTTGTGATCCAGACCGTTCGCGCGCGCGCCGGCGAGCGTGGCGAACTCGAGTACGTCGCGCATCGATAGGGTGGCCGGTGCGTCCGCAACGTTCGAGTGGTTTCCGCCCATCCATGATCGGTAATAGGCGAATGCATGCCGCATCTGGGTGAACATATCGCCCGAGCATTTCGTTTCGGTGTCGCCACTGAGGCTGGGACGGATGCCCACTGCGAGCAGCCGGTCGAACGGAATATCGCCGATGCCCTGAGCGTTGAGTTCGCAGTGCACGCCGAGCGAGGCACTGACGCCGGCATCGGCCATCATTGCGATTTCGTCTGCGCCGCAATGACAGCAATGCACAAACGTGAGGTCGTCGTGCAGCACGCCAGCCTCGTGCATCTGCGCAATCCCTCTCACTGCCCCGTTGCGCGCATAGGCGCCCATGTGGATGGTTGAACGAATATCGAGTTCGCGGGCGAGCCGCAGATCGGCAAGCCATACATCGCGCCGGGCCATTTCGGGGCCGCGTGCCGCCATCGCCAGCGTGAGCAGTTGATCGTCCGACGAGAAGAACCGTTCGCGTATGCGGCGAATGTCATCAGGGTGGCTGCGCTGGCTGTCGAACATCCACGAAGCGCCGTCGACCAGCGGCCAGCCATGGGCGAAGACGCCGCGAATGTTGGCGTCGCGCAGGCCCATGATCGCCGCGTCCGAATGCTCCGGACTGTTCTGCACGTGCGACCAGTCGAGCATGGTGGTAATGCCGCCATCAAGCGCGGAGACGGCGCCGAGCAGCGTGCCGACATAGACATCCTCCGGCCGGAATGCGGCGCCTTTGGCGCCCAGCATCTCGGCGAAGTAGATTTGCGGATCGATATCCGCATAGCGATGGCGCACGCAGGTTTGCCATGTATGGCGATGCGTATCGACAAAGCCGGGCAGCACGATCATTCCGATGGCGTCGATACGCTCAACATCTGGGGCGTCGATGCGGGGTCCGACGGCAACGATGTCTTGCCCTTCGATGAGAACGTCGCCGGAGCGCAAGTCGCCGATGGTCTCGTCCATACTCAGGACCCAGCCACCCGTCAGCAGAATTCGTCGTTCGTTCATGATGTCACCGCTTCAGCCATTTACCGATTTGCGCTTCTACATCTCCCACGCTCGCCAGCTCGGTGCACGCCCATGCGACGTAGCCGTCGGGCCGCACCAGCAAGCTCTTTACGCCCTCCATCGACGCCGGAATGTGCGCGGCACGCGCCTGCAATACGGTGACCGGCAACCCGGTCATGTCCAGTGCAGCGAACTGGCGACTGAAGCCTTCGAGATCAAGCAACACGAAGTGTCGGCGCCGAAGCGCTTCGGTTACCGAAAAGGAGCGGCCGTCGGGCAAGACCAGATCGAAATCGGGGCAACGCTGACCAGTTAGTGAATGGCTATTAGCATCATGAGGATAGGACGCTTCGAGTCCGCACAATTCGAGCGCGAGTTTGCGCTGCACATCGGGCAGCGGCACGATGTGCTCCTGCATACGACGCTTCAGGGCTACGGCCTCCGGTTCGAAATTGAACTGCAGCGCGCACTGCGCCTTCACGCTGGCAAGCAGTGCGTGCATGACCGGCAGACGTTCCGCGTTGTAGGTGTCGAGCGTGGCCACATCGGCCACGCCATTGATGACGTTGGCAACTTTCCAGCCAAGATTGAAGGCGTCCTGCAGACAGAAATTCATGCCCACGCCACTTGCGGGGTAATGAATGCGCGCGGATTCGCCCACGAGGAAAGTGTTGCCCTGGCGCAAGCTCGGTACCGCGCGCATCTGATCGTCGAAGCGCGACGCCCAGCGATGACCCTTGATGCCGTAGTCCGTACCGTGCACGTCACGGATACACTGCAACGCTTCTTCGAGCGTGACGGGCTCGTCCTTCGGCGCATGGCGACG contains:
- a CDS encoding dioxygenase produces the protein MNTNRKYNFPLFREEDSAAIVNARIGSNVDARTHLIAETVVRHLHAAVKEIEPTHDEWHAAIRFLTDTGHMCTDWRQEFILLSDVLGVSMLVDAINHRRPDQATENTILGPFFVEGVEASPHGVDICKDGKGEPLVVVASVRDTEGKPIQGAVIDVWQTNDDGFYDVQQKGIQPEGNLRGKFVSDADGAFWFKSVKPRHYPIPDDGPVGKLLRKLGRHPNRAAHMHFLVQAPGYDTVITHIFSPDCPWLAEDTVFGVKESLIGNFVSHADQHEARSLGFTIPFWSVHQDFVLNRTKTGFFVSPGA
- a CDS encoding carboxymuconolactone decarboxylase family protein — encoded protein: MNKRLPDFQIATASDEQKAVLEDILSGPRGSLNGPFLGWIFSPELAQNAQKLGAFCRYNTGLPLRLSELAILVTAARWRSQAEWHIHCPIALEAGLPTELAEALRTGETPTFVDADDKIIFDLATELYDRKRVSEATYDAAVARFGHTVLVNLVGLLGYYALVAMTLNTFGMRAEGQTHLPFAE
- a CDS encoding amidase family protein — protein: MLSPAAWYGRPRHYQRHFRARMTRLFTDFDVLLAPYTPFAAQRFTDATVTVGGQELEPAKHLLMLTQPVSFGGLPVVTAPVLRGSHVPFSVQIIGAPFAEPECFAAAGSIEQCLMNTSRTSIEL
- a CDS encoding VOC family protein, with the protein product MTKSIAAQSRAGVHSIDHFALNVPSLSEAQRFFDAFGLDVTPAGVDAQELELRAADGHRWARIFAAGRKSLAYLRFNCFERDLPVLRDQAAAGGGELIPSPDGNDDKAFWFRDPDGNLVQVAIGPKTSPDVKTGRASVGATANVRGTCTRSEVRHVKPHRLSHVLLFTPDVLRAVDFYERVLGLRLSDKSQDLIAFTHAPHGCDHHLVAFAKSHARGWHHSSWDVDNVDAVGQGAAQMAAAGYEKGWGTGRHVLGSNYFHYVQDPWGSFCEYSANIDFVSAGHVWPAGDFSPEESMYLWGPPVPADFVRNTEV
- a CDS encoding fumarylacetoacetate hydrolase family protein gives rise to the protein MRYVSFLKDGKSLLGLREGDDIRVIGEVSLESLLARGVDLASYGLEWGGDEMVSAQSVTFLPPLTRPPKIICIGLNYSDHTKESKYEQPTYPTVFFRVHTSLIAHQQPMIRPASSDSLDFEGEIAAVLGKGGRHISKGDALSCVAGYTLFNDGSVREYQFKSPQWTVGKNFDGTGAFGPDLVTADELPAGARGLRLETRLNGEVVQSASTDDLVFDIASLISILSEAITLEAGDVIVTGTPSGIGWARTPKLLMKHGDVCEVSVEGIGTLRNEVVDEQQA
- a CDS encoding alpha/beta hydrolase, translated to MRDTPLSRPLDPELGDIVAAMRSAHAPPPFSGTSEEARERFRRAVLTARERFPSPQVGAVEDALAGMDGAYVPVRVYRPLGAREELPTIVFFHGGGFVLGSVELMDDIARKLCRDMNAVVVSVDYRLAPEHPFPAAHDDALTATRWVIRNVSALGGDASRVAVVGESAGGNLAASTAITLRDRGERLAAQLLVVPGVDLARDVSAIEARGRDFPMLSPSDLRDISRLYMGANSTQAGMFPPSPLHAPDLRGVAPAVIVVAGHDPLREEGLAYAQRLGSAGVPVQVHRFDDMFHSFLAFFEASAAARRANDEICRAFAAWLLNHACSSPR
- a CDS encoding amidohydrolase family protein, which encodes MNERRILLTGGWVLSMDETIGDLRSGDVLIEGQDIVAVGPRIDAPDVERIDAIGMIVLPGFVDTHRHTWQTCVRHRYADIDPQIYFAEMLGAKGAAFRPEDVYVGTLLGAVSALDGGITTMLDWSHVQNSPEHSDAAIMGLRDANIRGVFAHGWPLVDGASWMFDSQRSHPDDIRRIRERFFSSDDQLLTLAMAARGPEMARRDVWLADLRLARELDIRSTIHMGAYARNGAVRGIAQMHEAGVLHDDLTFVHCCHCGADEIAMMADAGVSASLGVHCELNAQGIGDIPFDRLLAVGIRPSLSGDTETKCSGDMFTQMRHAFAYYRSWMGGNHSNVADAPATLSMRDVLEFATLAGARANGLDHKVGSLTPGKQADIIMIRGDDLNLTPVSDAVGAVVLAAHPGNVDTVLVAGRAVKRHGQMLNVDLDALRQRAFASQQYILGIP
- a CDS encoding FAD-dependent oxidoreductase, coding for MPGTRWRNTMQWDVIVVGGGPSGLTVAAELAGAGVKTVVLERRTEGVQSRAGTILPRVLELFDARGIADRFIEKTRKMIADYPFRPSHIWAGFHPIEWKYLDTRFGFTLGLPQNMTEEVLWDWAIEMGAQVRRGAEVQDVRQHAEGVEVEVTDALGVVSTLRARFLIGADGGRSIVRSKIGLPFEGRSGTFRGIVLDAELKAPWPGGRINIDNEMGWVRGYTFGDGITRFNIVHRDRRHAPKDEPVTLEEALQCIRDVHGTDYGIKGHRWASRFDDQMRAVPSLRQGNTFLVGESARIHYPASGVGMNFCLQDAFNLGWKVANVINGVADVATLDTYNAERLPVMHALLASVKAQCALQFNFEPEAVALKRRMQEHIVPLPDVQRKLALELCGLEASYPHDANSHSLTGQRCPDFDLVLPDGRSFSVTEALRRRHFVLLDLEGFSRQFAALDMTGLPVTVLQARAAHIPASMEGVKSLLVRPDGYVAWACTELASVGDVEAQIGKWLKR